A window of the Brassica napus cultivar Da-Ae chromosome A2, Da-Ae, whole genome shotgun sequence genome harbors these coding sequences:
- the LOC106380838 gene encoding cytochrome P450 90A1 — MAFSFILLLSSVAAAFLLFIRRIRYRRMGLPPGSLGYPLIGETLQLIKAYKTENPEPFIDERVARYGSVFMTHLFGEPTIFSADAEMNRFVLQNEGKLFEGSYPASICNLLGKHSLVLMKGSLHKRMHSLTMSFANSSIIKDHLMLDIDRLVQFNLDSWSSRVLLMEEAKKITFELTVKQLMSFDPGEWSERLRKEYILVIEGFFSLPIPLFSTTYRKAIKARRKVAEELTVVVMKRRKEEEEGGERKKDMLAALLAADEGFSDEEIVDFLVAILVAGYETTSTIMTLAVKFVTETPLALAQLKEEHETIRVMKKSDSESLEWSDYKSMPFTQCVVNETLRIAN, encoded by the exons atggcCTTCTCCttcatcctcctcctctcctCCGTCGCTGCCGCTTTCCTCCTTTTCATTCGCCGCATCCGTTACAGGCGGATGGGTCTTCCTCCGGGAAGTCTCGGCTATCCTCTGATAGGCGAGACTCTGCAGCTGATCAAAGCTTACAAGACTGAGAACCCTGAGCCTTTCATCGACGAGAGAGTGGCaaggtacggttcggttttcaTGACGCATCTATTCGGTGAACCGACGATTTTCTCAGCCGATGCGGAAATGAACCGGTTCGTTCTTCAGAACGAAGGGAAGCTTTTCGAGGGATCTTATCCAGCTTCCATATGTAACCTTTTGGGGAAACACTCTTTAGTTCTTATGAAAGGTTCTTTGCATAAACGTATGCATTCTCTTACCATGAGCTTCGCTAACTCTTCAATCATTAAAGACCATCTTATGCTCGATATTGACCGGTTAGTCCAGTTTAATCTTGATTCTTGGTCCTCTCGTGTTCTCCTCATGGAAGAAGCCAAAAAG aTAACGTTTGAGCTAACGGTGAAGCAGTTGATGAGCTTTGATCCAGGGGAATGGAGTGAAAGATTAAGGAAAGAGTATATTCTTGTCATCGAAGGATTTTTTTCTCTACCTATCCCTCTCTTCTCCACCACTTACCGCAAAGCCATCAAA gCGCGGAGGAAGGTGGCAGAAGAGCTGACGGTGGTGGTGATGAAAAGGAggaaggaggaggaagaaggaggggaaagaaagaaagatatgCTCGCGGCGTTGCTTGCGGCGGATGAAGGATTTTCCGATGAAGAGATTGTTGATTTCTTGGTGGCTATACTCGTCGCCGGTTATGAAACAACCTCTACGATCATGACTCTCGCCGTTAAATTTGTCACCGAAACTCCTCTAGCTCTTGCTCAACTCAAG GAAGAGCATGAAACGATTAGGGTAATGAAGAAGAGTGATTCGGAGAGTCTTGAATGGAGCGATTACAAGTCAATGCCATTCACACAATGT GTCGTTAACGAGACTCTTCGTATAGCTAAC